The DNA segment GAAAATCCATTGGCTTCTGGGTACTACCAAATGCTGATCTGGAACATTGTCAGTTTACAGAGATTGATGTTGACGAATTGGAACGCGACTCGGAAGAGGAAAAAGTGTCGCATAAACAGATTTCGTCGTCGGATAAATTGCTGCAACAACTTATACAGGAAACAGCGCTACCCGACGATGCTATGATGAGAAATAATCACCGTGGACGTCGTTATGCTACTCGTGCCCGTCATGTTGTGTTGAAAGATAAAGACGAACATATGGAATCTTTGGCCAAACTCTTTGAGCCGCTCTCTCTCGAAGAAAAGTCGCCGAAAAAACGTGAGGAAGCAATCGAGGATCGACGAACAGCAACATTGAAATGGATTAAGGATTTGTTGGATACTGCCATGCAGGATGGTGACGATTTGTTTTCGTTGAAACGAAATACACGTAGCGTGGATGATTACTTCGGCGCCATCTTCGGTACGAAGGGTGCCCAAAAAAGATCACCTATAGTTAAGAAAATTACCGAAATTCGCAAACCAGAAAAGAAATCCATTAAACCAGCTTACGATCCAGAGCATTTCAATGAGGAggagttttttaataaaatgggtACAGAAGACCAACCCGAATTGCCACGTGTGCCGGAAGGTGATGTGCACCTAACGCATATTACCAATGTGGAGGGTGAAGATGCTAATGAGTCCAAAGAGCGTGGGCAGAAGAAACTAGCAACTATGAAAATACAAGGTACAATTGGCAAAGAGAcacgaaatgaaatgaaaccgGTACGCTTACTACCCACCGAGTTCTACGAGGCAATGCCAGTACGGAGTTCTGAACAAAGTCAATTCATGAAGCCGCACAAATGGAACGCACTCTTATTTCCCGAgccttttacgaaaaaatcaattattagcGACAAGAAATTGAAAAGTAACACGCTCGCCGAATCTACTGATTTCCACGACGCCGATGCTGATGTGGAAAAAGTGCACACGGCGCAATTTCAAAGCGGTGGTCAGCTAGCTGAAGACTTTCTGCGTGCACAAGAAGAACTGGCACGCACTTTCCTACGCGACCACGAGCAGAAAGAACATGTCgagaaaagcaacaaaaaagagCTGAGTGAAAGGCATGCAGAAAGTGAGGATGTGATGCTGGAGAAAATCAAATCATTACGCAGTAAATATATTGACTACTTGGCGGAGAATTTGGAGAACTACTTCAATGAGCGCGGTATTGTCGGCAATTTGGATATGCAAAAGAGTTTAGAGCGCACCACTGCGCCCTCGACAACGGAAGCACCTTGGTGGAATTTAAGTTCGCTGCGTAAACGCCGTTCGCCACGCGCTTTGCGTTATCAAATGCCTGACGATGCATGGCTTACGAATATGATCACCAAAGACGAAGAGTTGCTGCCATTGGGTAGCATAATGCCCGAACGTTTGGTGGACAGCGAACGAGTTTCGAGAGTTTCCAACCATTTACCAATGCATGATGAAATAAGCCATAAAAAATACAACGGTTATTTAAGAACAGTTAAAGATAATGTTAATAAGGT comes from the Bactrocera neohumeralis isolate Rockhampton chromosome 2, APGP_CSIRO_Bneo_wtdbg2-racon-allhic-juicebox.fasta_v2, whole genome shotgun sequence genome and includes:
- the LOC126750873 gene encoding uncharacterized protein LOC126750873 — protein: MSLLKASIVPMLALLITICASSAFADLLVQLNVNRPLNDVNEKFVSFTVDPSDLYHALDGSNRKTLTQMATMLGTSYVKFSDNYNFIPDTDTKYRNPTKTIWKGFNRWTSAVNWTMIMPLPYEAGEWDPMESLRILNTSYTTGITDCIWQLGTEFGPSVSEYFNDLNTLSLMVDTFGPYVDDWEVTGAEMPSGSTNEDIRRYIEYSKDMNAAFNWLQPADASTSNALFGTVYESDRVLRAMLNEKVPVWLNFMPKERTNKSKRGSSGVISGSETMEDITEVLRWAQTLGEAASSGFDAVFRRMELHDLERPSQSFFTTLVFKKVMGSRVFPARPFTIFLRSNKLYTHCANTVSGGIAFMIVNPDDESKQISIRSATKISGDEYWQYILTFKKNHAYLNNEKLTLNSTLPPQIKTKSPNKSIQLNSPGKSIGFWVLPNADLEHCQFTEIDVDELERDSEEEKVSHKQISSSDKLLQQLIQETALPDDAMMRNNHRGRRYATRARHVVLKDKDEHMESLAKLFEPLSLEEKSPKKREEAIEDRRTATLKWIKDLLDTAMQDGDDLFSLKRNTRSVDDYFGAIFGTKGAQKRSPIVKKITEIRKPEKKSIKPAYDPEHFNEEEFFNKMGTEDQPELPRVPEGDVHLTHITNVEGEDANESKERGQKKLATMKIQGTIGKETRNEMKPVRLLPTEFYEAMPVRSSEQSQFMKPHKWNALLFPEPFTKKSIISDKKLKSNTLAESTDFHDADADVEKVHTAQFQSGGQLAEDFLRAQEELARTFLRDHEQKEHVEKSNKKELSERHAESEDVMLEKIKSLRSKYIDYLAENLENYFNERGIVGNLDMQKSLERTTAPSTTEAPWWNLSSLRKRRSPRALRYQMPDDAWLTNMITKDEELLPLGSIMPERLVDSERVSRVSNHLPMHDEISHKKYNGYLRTVKDNVNKVVDIVTKHVSEWYNTFTKPVEDAQDESNGNRLKITRGKSRY